A stretch of DNA from Anopheles ziemanni chromosome 3, idAnoZiCoDA_A2_x.2, whole genome shotgun sequence:
taaatctgATATTTGATTCGCGCACCAATCATCCCAGACAAGAGCATAAGGTTCTCGCATAACACTATAACTGTCACGTACATACCCAACACCATAACAACTGCTTAGGGGGAAAACAGGCCTAGGGACAATCATTCATACCGTGGTTTTACATGTTTGGATTTGCTTTTTCCCTATCTGCACTATTGTTATTTCCTCCACAAACATGCTATCGTTTTACTGTTGTTGAACAGCTCATTTTTTATGCATAAACATAACCACTACAAACATGAATTTCAAAGAAAAGTACGGGCAGGATTGTGTTTCAATCAGTTTTGTACCATGGCACACAGGGAATTCTAGCTTTCCTGATTTTAACAATAGGATTTGCCTAATCGTTTTTATGgttaatcattttttttaattttaaaacgtaTTTTTAATTTCGGGTTCTCGATTTCAGGAAAATAATGACAGTAAAAAAATGTCAACGTTTCAGAGAGCAAAGATAAAAAGAGAGATGCACAAATGTTTTCTTATATTTCATTTATCGAACGAGCCTTAGCTTCTTTCCTAAGTTTATTAAATAACAAATCAAATGCGTTTGTGATGGTACTTCCTTCTTCTTTATTGTGTCTACTAGAAAACAGTCAAAATAGACAAAGCAATTTATGTTCTAGCCATATCTGACGTAGGAAAGATTGATATGCTcaagtttttatttctcgttgaatcttttcaaaacaaattcgaACGATGCACGAaggctttgcatagcttcttTGTTCAAGAGTTGCTCAAGGGCGGCTCAAGTGAGGATGTGTTTTAAATCCCCTGGGACGAGATGGGGGAAGAAGTGCGTATTGACAATCGTTTCTCCGCGGAATACCGGCTGAATTTCGTTTCCGTCTGCCGAAGTGGATTAGGCCGTCGCCCGGTTACGTCCCGGCTCCGGTCGCGATAAGTGATTACGTGTAAAAGGATTTGTTTTATCGATCGGACACAGGCCGTCGCATTAAGGAGGGCCCGAAAATCGAACTACGATACCCGTACACGAACCCCACTCCGGGCCGAAGCACGAGGTAGGAATAAAGGGATAAAAAACACTTTAcaccagaaaaatataaatctgGACCGAATCTGGCCGTACTTTGGGTGCAGGAATACAAGTGTTAACAAGGGGAATGGTATCCGAAGAGGATTGGATTTAGTTGATTGCGTTTACTTCACTACATCCTTGTTCAGTTGATCCTGTAGAGAATTTTTGATAACGAGTAGCAGAGCAGGAGGACATAAAAACATGTATAAAAAAACTCACAAATACATCAGTTGACTATCGTACAACGAGATTAGCTTTATTACAAACACGTATTTGGCGCATGTTGTACAACGTATGTTCTAATTTCTGCGTGTCATTGTCgtgttttattacatttacAAACGCCCGTCACGAggattcaaatttaaaaatggtCTATTTTATGTTGTAAAGTAACATTTTTGTTAAATCTGATTTTTTCCATTATGTGATGCTATTTCTAATAGATAAAACAATACTTTTAATTGAAAGTCAGAATTGACGGAATCCAAAATGGGACAGACATCAAAATGTGCTATAAACATGTCGCCTTAAACGGTCTCTTGATGCTTAATTGTCCATTCATACTTCATGCTCGCTTGAAACGTGATAACTACAACTCGGTGCCGTTAAAATCTGTCAAGTATCACGATCTAACGCAAATAATTTCCCAATCTCTCTGTCCAATCTCTCGTCGGTTTCGAGCAACAGCTCAACTACATCCGGAAAAGATCGGAGACTAAAGTGCTGTGCTATTCGCATTAAACTCCGGTCCTGCCGGACGTGCCGGAGTTTTTTCTACCGATATTTATTCATAGATAGATATTTATCGTCAAACGAGGTACATTCGGCACGTTTTTGGTCCATTGTTTGGCACGAAAACCTAGTCCCCAAAGCAACCTCGGACGGCGCCAGTGTTTAACTGCATGAAATGAGCGATTTGAAGCTTCGGAAACTCGGTTCAGGGAAATGGGTAAAATTGGAACCAGCAACACATTTCTGGCCCTCGTTCCCTACTGGAAAAGGAGCTGATATTGTCACCTCCGGCAGTCCTTAAGCACAAAAACACGTCGCACACAATCGAGAAAGGCACTGTGCCGATATGGAAACGCCTAATGCAACTCATTGTTGACGCCACGTGGCTGCTTCGtaatgaaaattcattttaaattattattgctGCTACGTTTCCGCATGCCCCCGCGCACCGCAGACTTCCGGTTTCCCCAACCATGCTGCGAGGGTTTCGAGAGTGTCCAGAGGCGTCGGTGCGTGTCCCATTTTTTGGCACATTTTCCATGTGACACGCACATCACGTTCGATGCATAGCGTTGATGCGTTTCGTTCAACGTTCTACGAGCGAACCGGATGGTTCCTCCGGCACCGGAAGTCACCGGAATCCGAAAAGCCTTTCGTTGATCCCCTTTTTTCATCCCCCGTGACGCACACGAAGGAATCGGTTCCACCGAACCGATGACAGGAAATGGAAACTCATGTCCGGCGGGGGCGCGGAGAAATCGGGCGCTCAACTTAATGTACTTTGACGCCGTTCGACACATCATTAATAATTGTACGCGCAATCGGAATATTACTTACTTCGAATTCACTTCGCCCACAAGTTGGGGGCGGGAAAAACGGTCAGCTTTAAAAGGATTCGACGTCGGAGTATGATACAGCGTGTGTGTAATGCCAAGAAAAAACTACCTTACACGTACCAGATAATGGATAGCAATCGTTTCTTTCTTCCAAGTCCAACTGCGGCCCATCGGTTTTCCTTTCACATATTCGGGAACGACATGGCTTGAACATTAAGGGGACgagaaacgaagcgtaatcgctagcgtaatcgtgttattctgctggtccatctgtcaaaaagaattttggctcacctaccctataatcgcatgcgtaatcttgtcagtacgtaaacaaacgaatcaatagttcattcatccgtaattatttatcaaatttctatgattatttagcgtagtttttgtatttttaacgataaaaaacaaaattatagcagtagcttcaagaaatgttgccatttttaccaaattgcaaaacataaacaaagcaaagatgacgcttggcctcaatatcgacgatacacgagagaccaacgattacgcttcgtttaccgtgcccttTACGGTCGGTGTCGGCTGGGCGGATCGATTATGGGTCCGTTTATCAACGTTCATCTTGACAGTAATAGGTTGAGGTTTTAGATCGGTCCTACGATTTGTACAATCCGGATTGAATTggattttttcataaaataaggAATGagttagcaaaaaaaaaaacaaaattgaagcaaaCGGCAGCAAATGAATGTATTCGGTGGCacgaattaattttaaactgtACTTATGTGTAATGTTCACCAGTCTTAAAATGTATGACCATTTCAAGCATAACCTCCGCATTTTAGAGAACAGAATTTGTCATGTTTTACCAAAAGTTTCAATACTAAgccaaaaatattaatttaaggAATTGTaaccaaacttttttaaaataaaacatacgtTAATGCCTTTACAGAATGAGTAAATTACACAAAATTATAACctcaaagagaatgaaaaatgaaacatggctttCTATGTATGTGAAAATCTATCatataaaattattgttttagaaaaatcattcaaaaaagTGACATGTATTGATTTGTCGCAGATATTTCAAATAGagaacaaaaattataaaaacatgcgGAAGTATGACcgacattttcaacaatcatCTTCAAATCAAAGAAAGATCTTTCTACTTGCTGATGCATCGAGTTCTCCTACAAAAGGTCGTAATATCTTGGTCGAAGTGGATTCATACTTATTGacaatattttcatattttcattgcaaaatacaaatagggtttaaaaagaaaatgcatcgATTGATCCTATTGATAGAGCAGCCCTGTTGTAGAGCGCGTTACAACGAGCAAATATGTTGATGATCAAAAATCCAGCCGTTAAAATGTTGTTCGATCCACCGCGCAGGTTTCCGACGGGGTGgcaatttatttcatgttgaacaaaatttaaataaacctTGTCGAGCGTGTACACCGAATCACGGCAAACAACATCGAACGCCGCACGGATCTCTATCTCCGGACGTGCATACTCTGTTTGCACCGACCAAACAAAACGCAACCCTCCATTTTCATGGCATAATCATCATTTGATTCTGCCAATCATTTCACGTTCATAAAATTATGCTCGCCAAACAAACGGTGGAGTTACGTTTAGAATCACGTTGCCCCCGGTACACTCGCCTCCTCTCTTTGGCGCGGGAAATGGTCCCCCATCTCGAGCACGATCCCTCGGGAGAAAATCTGAAACCGTCAGCATATGAATTCATCAAAGCATATTATCCAtggaaaatacaataaaacccAACGATAGCTCCCGTTTATAAATCTCCTCGCTCGCTCCCTCCCGCTATCTTTATCATTCTCGTTCATTCCACCCACTCGAACTACCCCACCCTCGATTTGCCCAGCTTTCATcccctttttccaccgtggAAATAGCGAACAGATTGCCGGAAAATCCACTCGCCCCGGTCTGTCCCGATTTGTGCGCAAAGGCACTGCCCGTTGTGTGCGAACATCGACACTGTCATCCTTTCTGCTCCGCTCATCCGTGCCCGAGAGGAAGATAGACAGTGCTCGACAAACCCCTCGtcccctcccccaccaccgTTACGGTGGCTTTCCATCCGTTAGCTTTTCAGCCCACCGGACATGCGTGCGAAATGCACCCCTTCCGAGGGTTCGTTTGGCTACGTCTCGTTACAACAACCGGCACAAACGCACCAACCCGCACCGACTCTCCAGCggaaaacaccaccaccgcccggCCGCTCCTTTCCCACCGGCCGACAACGATGTCGACATTTTCTAACCTCAAAACCAAAACCTGCCGCCCGGTGGTGGGAGTTGAAAATCGGAATAAAACGTTAGCGCGAACCGTCCATGCCGACGGGAAAATCGCCGGGGCGAAAAacgaaccgtttttttttctctacccTTTTCACTTCGCTCGGGATTCGTAAGCtgggatttttctttccgaaTGCACCAGTGCCGGGTGGTGGAGGGTTTTcgggaaagtttttcttttgcggtCTCGAGAGGCTACCGGACAAATGTAAGTCAGCTCGGTGGCATGGGAAAATACAGTATTTTCCGTGCCTTTACGGCTGGGAACTCCTTTCACTGCGAAGGTTGATTTCCTAGCTTACGTACTACAAATTTGGTTACGAAAAGTGCCGTAACCTCGCTGGCCAGTCAGTGGTGAAAATCCGGAAAAAGGACGATCCCGGGAAACCTTACCAGCGTCAGTAGCGCCGTATCGGCAAAATCGTTCCCATAAAACCGCAACGAAACAACGAATGGGAGAGTGGCGGGTGCGAGTGGCGAGCATAATGATTCGTTTCTCCACCCCACCCCCCGCCACCTACGTAGGTCGATTCTGTCCCAGCGGTGTAATTCTGTCCGACTGCACGGCAATCTGCACGGGAAACAAGCATAACGAATTATATATCTTAGATTACACCTCATTAAATAATGATCGATTAAGGGCGAACGTGAAACTGGAAACCACCTCCCGGGAACGGGGGAGGGAGGGCCCACGTTTCCGCACcacggaggggggggggggggggggggggaattttTGTATCGGTTTTCATAATGCGCATTTATGCACTGATGCCGTCAATGTCGGCGCGTAACCGGACGCGACGTCCCGAACGGAAGCTGCGTTTGGAGACGCCACCTCGGGTGAaccagagaaacaaaaacaataccGATCGGAAAGTGATACCACGGAGCAAGCGGGGAGATGATAAGGGAGGAAAAGGTCCGCTTCATGCTCCTAGCATCAGAAACCGATTTACTGCGGGTGCAAACaatcaccaacaacaacaaaaacacacacaacaaacgCCGTATCATGTTCGACGATTTCACGGCGTTCGGGAGCGTCATCAGCATAAAAATGTCAACGCTTCATAATCATTGATGATAATACGCTCCTTGCCTTGGGCCACATTTTATGCTTCGAGAGGGAGGTTCCATAAAATGTTAGGTAAACgagaatgaataaaatatgggAGTATTTTACCACGACCTCGTAGCAGGAATCGTTAAGTAATCGTTGTATAACATTATAAAAAATCAACCTAGGgagtaaattaaaacaattatttgcaaaataaatattaagtccattggatttttttttatttaaataaatagtttatgGCTTGGACTTTATTTCTAGCATTGATGAAATGTTGTTAATCAAGTATTTAAGAATAAACTTTTCATAAcccattttatataaatttgactatgttaccctgtttttttaaagtgtaCGGTATAGGTGATAATGTTTGTCCTATCGTAAAAATATGGAATGTTGATTTTAGAAGCCGATAAGGATACGGAAGtcaacatttaaattttagcAGAGTATGTACTTGTATGCCTAAGAAATGGTACGGATCGATGGCAAATGTTATGTTACATTCCTTGTCATTCTTCAATCTGTACTCAGAATTGTTTGCAATCACGTGTTGGGCATAGGATTTGTGACCACCATCCATTACAAAGTATGGCGTAAAATTAAGGTTAAGCAATATTCTAAACTATATTCAAGTACAGCAAGCCTCATTAGGCCTCTTGATAACAAATTTTAACAGCATTCAAGACTGTTGCTAATATCTCCTATCCAAATGAATAGAAACTATCAATACAGAATccgttaaaaaattaaatctctTTTATTGCTAAATAGTGCAAACATTATGCATGCAGTAAAATGTACTTGTTAGTGTGTCAATTATTACAATCATAGAGGTgttaaatttcattaaaattgggattatagatttttttaaattgttgctgAAAAAATCATGCAATGTTTCCATTGAATGGGTTTGactgaaatataaaaatagtaattctgagaaatatgaaataattttaaaattaaactctgaaatataaaaatagtaattccaagaaatatgaaataagttttaaattaaactctaCGGTATTCTACCATAAATTGTgttaaatttcattaaaattgggattatagatttttttaaattgttgctgAAAAAATCATGCAATGTTTCCATTGAATGGGTTTAactgaaatataaaaatagtaattctgagaaatatgaaataattttaaaattaaactctgaaatataaaaatagtaattccaagaaatatgaaataagttttaaattaaactctaCGGTATTCTACCATAAATTGTgttaaatttcattaaaattgggattatagatttttttaaattgttgctgAAAAAATCATGCAATGTTTCCATTGAATGGGTTTGactgaaatataaaaatagtaattctgagaaatatgaaataattttaaaattaaactctgaaatataaaaatagtaattccaagaaatatgaaataagttttaaattaaactctaCGGTATTCTACCATAATGCAACGTTCAATGTAAGTTttctaaaaatttcaaaacccAAACAATCTTTTCAAAAATTGCTTGCTCTATAACTAAATATAGTGCATAACTCTAAACAGTTCCTCACTGCAATGCTTTTCATTTGATGGGTTTTATGTGCTTTATAGTTCTATTCAAGTTCCGTTCGAACTATCAAACTCGAAGCTGTCGAAGCTTCGGAATCTTTTCCTCTAAAacttaagtttgttttccataaCTTCTTTATTTGTAGAGAACCACCTGTACTGCAGCAGCACAACAACACCGACATCATCCTCAAACTTCCGATGGGAAAACGTATCCGCGACATTCGTTGGCTTTCGGTCTGGTGCCGTCGGTTTACCGTAAGTATCACAAACGATCTAATAAAAATGATGACAAAAACATAGttttaaacaactttgtaCTCCGATGTAAAACACTAGCACGATAAGATATTGAACTAAACTCATGCAAACGTTTCTCTCCTCAATGGATATCGAAATACATCCAGAACTTTGCGTTCACTTGCTTGATGGAAATGTGTTATGTATCTCAGATTTCCTCTTTTGTGGATTGCACGGAAAAGACCAAACTGTGCAACAAAAATAGTTTCCAGCTAGGCCAGTCTAATTTCCGTAATTTATAAAACGAAATATTCCACGAAATAACTTCGAGGCTTATTTTTCCGGATTCTTGCAATCGTTTTCGACAACACAATTTTGTAACATTATTCCAACGAACGCACACACAACAACTGGCAGCAATGTACTCCTTCGCGGCTCCGTCCTCTTCGCTTTGCTTTGATCTACAGCTCGACGGAACAGTAAATTTAGCAATTCTCGCTAAAGAAACCCGTCGGAACGGCGGCTTCAATTTTAGCAATCGCACCTAATCACCTCCGGTGTCACCATGGCAATGGACGAGGTGGATCAAAAGCATCCTTCCACCCGGTTGTCGTTCGTTAGCATCCTGCACACGTGcccggacacacacacacacacacacacacacacacacagggacGCATACGCACACGCACAGAGCAAAAAAGATAGATTCGTTGATAATTTCGATAAACGCACGTTTCATCGGTTTTTACATTCTTTGTGCCAGCGCTTCGCAGTGCGCATGTGCGCTACGGGGGAAAATCGTTTGCTTTGAAACACCTTCATTATAATTCGTTTCCCTTGCCCACCCGTTGCCATCGCGACCGCATCCTAGTAGGGCGTAGGACCACCCTCTGCCGCAAAATGCGCGTACAATTTAGAGTCCTTCTCGTCCTTCGAAAATTGTCGCTCGAATTATTGCGCGCCCACGAGCCTCAAGCCGTCCTGTTGTGGACTTTTCACTTCGAAGAACTTAGTTTGATTAGCTTTTATCTTCCCAGACCCAGCGCACGGGTTCACAGGTGCCGCACATGCCAGATACTTTTAAAAGATATTTTGTTGTGAAATTGAAACATGGATCATTTGCGTCTCGGAGCGTTCTCAAGCCGACTTTCTCTTCGCCGCTTGGTACTGACAGAGTAATTACTCTAAGTACGGTTGATTTTTACTTAAAGGGTAGATATGCAGCTGGGACAACATTTTGAGTGATCGCATTTCCTATGTTATGATACCAAAtaagtaaacattttaatGAAGACAACAACCTAATGGCGCTATTTGATGATGATCTGATGTCGCGTAAAATATCTTtgaaaaccaaactaaaaccaTTAAACTTTCATCCAATCAAGTCAATCAAGTTTAAAGTATCGGAGAATTCAGGCATTCCAATTTTATGCTTCTAGTTTTAGATAACGATTTAGTTTTCTACAGATTAGTAAATACTTAGCTCACTTGTTCTTCACTGTGTTCTTCTGGCAAAATTCAACGTAACAACTGTTACGAAAAAGGAACAATCATGGATCGGTTTGATAAAGTTTCAAATATCTTAAATAAATCCAATgatattcattttaaaaatataaaaaacaacCTTGATACTTTGCAATCCATCATTTATTTGAACGCTACTCGAACGGAGTGGCAATCCAATTAAAATTTCCATTCCTCTCGACCGGAAGCTGGGTCGCCAATAAACGTCAGAACCAGATTGACGACAGGTCTGCGAGAAGAAGGCAGTGCGAATGCTTCCTACCAGAATCTCAAGAGTCATTTGTCTGTGGCAGCGTACCAGcggtttcttttccgttttttttttaaatttccatttgtttccaACCCCGTCTTAGGTTGATTTCGGAGAAATCTTCATCCCCCCCGGGCTGGACGTGCCGAAACCGCGCGTCCTGCCCGAGTTCAAGCGGCTCGCTCACGGTCTGCGCTCGAGCAACATCAGCATCCTGGACGCGAAGACGTTCTACATTCCCAACCTGCACTACGACGGTGCCGGGCCGGATGCGTACTTCTGGGTCGGCAACGGGTCCGAGCCGAACATCATGGGCACGAAGGTACCGAACGAGATCGGCTCGCTGGAACCGCTCCGGGGCTACCAGGGCGAAGACATCGAGATCCAGCTGCCCGGCAACCTGACCGTGTACGACATCGACTGGCTGGCGGTGTGGTGTGTCGAGTACCGGCACAACTTCGGCCACGTCTACATCCCCAAGGATCTCGATGTGCCGCCGGCACTCGGCCAGACGAAGATAGCGGTAAGCGTTCGAGTTGCTTTTCGTTCTCCAAAATGTTCTGTCACTAGCTATAAGCATCCTAATTGCGCTTTTTCTCCCATTACTCTACAAGCCGCCATGGTGGTATAAGCCGGTAAACTATCTTCACCTGTTGATTACATATGAGATTATAATTTCATTGAGCTTTAACAAACACCAGACCAATTCTTGACACATTCCAACAAAAACTCATACCTTCTCCTCTCACCTCACGTGCAGACTACGACGACCTCGTCCTCGGTGGTGACGCAGGGAACCACCCGACCGACCAACGTCAACTGCAAGGAACTGCTGCGTGGCAAGCTCAACGTCATGTGGGAAGTGATGGATGAGTACGTGGTTATCGAGCTGATCGGCCGTATCCAGGAGGATCAGTACATGGCGTTCGGTATCTCCGGTACGCACGGCCGCCCGCAGATGGTCGGTGCCGACGTGGTGGTCGCGTTCTACGATCGTCGCCAGCGCCGGTTCCGGGCGGAGGACTACTTCATGTCTTCGTTGGCACAGTGCGACGGCAAGCTGGGCGTTTGCCCGGACGAGCGGATCGGTGGCAAGAACGACGTGGAGATATGTAAGTTGTTTCCTGGTGAACAAAACGCTTTAGTACTTAGGGTCTGTACTGTCAGGATGGCTAACAGAATTATGAACAAATCATAACATTGTTTGAGGAATGTCCATTTGAGGTCTTGCTGTTTATCTCTCGGTATTCTTTCCGCATCCCTCCAGTGTCGGGCGATCGAAGCCATGgggtgacgaagatcaagtATCGTCGCTTACTGCAGACCAACGAGGCCGTCAATGACCGGGCGTACCCGCTGGATCGTCAGATCTCCGTCATCGCCGCGATTGGACCGCTGAACTCTCGAGACGAGGCCAATGCGCACTCGCATAGCGGCACCGAGGTGACGGTGGAGGACCTTCAGATTGACTTCGCATCCAAGAACGATCATACCTGTACCGACGCCCTTGACAGCTACGTGGCCCAAGACGGGCCGAAACCATGGCCGACGCGAACCATTCTCGGTGAGCGAACGATTACGGCCCGCATTGGGCCGACGGGTGGAAAACGCGGATACACTCCCATCACCGGCCATCCGTCCTGGGGTATCGCGTGGTACATGAACGACATGCTCATCCCGGAGATCTACGTCGAACGGGGCCAAACGTACACGTTCATCGTCGAGGGCGGTGACGAGTCAACGCAGCCGGCCAAGTAGGTATCCGCAACCCTCACACGGGTGGAGACCATTCCAAAGAGGGGGATTTCACTAAGGGTTCCCATTTTTATCGTCGCAGGTATCACCCCCTGTATATCACCAGCTCCAGCGAGGGCGGTTACGGTCAGCAGTCCGAGGCACAGAAACGCCGTGAAACGGTGTACGCCGGCGTGGAGTACGACTCGGATGGTTACGCCTATCCAACCGCAGGTAAGTCTATCGACTGCTTTCCTAAAGCCTTTTCATCTTCCAATCATTCTAAATTATTCTCCgaagaaaatttcaactttgcgcgaaaaggaggaaaatgtaAAGTACATTCAAATTATggatcaaaaataaataattcgaGATCGAAGTAATTTTCTTAACTCACTTTTGAAAGCTAGTTGAATCCCATTTGCTATAAATAGTGTTGCCACGCCACCTTTCCAGCTGAAGTTAGACTTTAGAAGCCTTTCCGGACTTTAAGGTGCGTCATAAGAAATCTGTACATGACCATCCCGACGTAGGTTGGTCTCTCCAATTCGCTGGAAGAATAAAAGAATGGATAATATGACCGGAAACTAAACTTAGACTCGCGATAAATGTAATTTTGGATGACTTGAAACGTGCAACTTACGGTTTCGTCCCGTAAGAGAACCTTAGCAACACTGTTTGCCACTGATCGGAATTGAGATATAGACGATGATCAAAAAAATGTCTTACATCACAATATGTTTTATTACATCCCTGCCTCTTTACAGCCGGACGTTACTGCGAATGGAAGCACAAATCCATCGACCGATCGAACGAAATCGCCACATTCGAGGAGTACAAGAAAACGCTCAACCTGTCCTGCGACGATCCCAACGGCCAGCCGGCCTATCTCAACTGGACGGTCGTGGCGGAAACGCCGGACTTGGTGTACTATCAGGTATGGTCGACTTACCTTAGACGGTTGACCATCCTTAACTCAATCTTTCTTCGTTCTTCATCCAGTGCTTCACCCATCGTAACCTCGGCTGGAAGATTCACGTCGTCAATCCGGGTGAAACGAGTAAGATTAGCGGATCGCATGAGTTGTACGGTGCTGGGCCATCGTTCGCGGCCAAACTTTTGCTACTGGCGGTCCTCATACTAAGTCCCGCCATCGGGCACAGGCTGGTGAATGGTTTCTGATAGTTTATCGAACATTGCACCCCGCCAGTGAGACGCCTGTGACGCCCTCGTTACATTCGTGGGCTCAAGTAAAAATCCTTAAAGTAAGAAAAATGGGACAGATTGATACCCGCCGACTCAATCTTTTTGGACTTCTCTAACAACTATCGGCTTTCGGCTTGAGTGCCCGAACGA
This window harbors:
- the LOC131284495 gene encoding protein Skeletor, isoforms B/C translates to MEGRKNTFGKHQGHHWPWSRSYARDSSVIVGLVLLLLLQTSEVDGRAPKEPYYGREIGQLTNFGHGIKGRVYAVDESTLFVKGFAYDGNAPDAFFWVGNSPRPSPEGFIIPYPEEYSGREPPVLQQHNNTDIILKLPMGKRIRDIRWLSVWCRRFTVDFGEIFIPPGLDVPKPRVLPEFKRLAHGLRSSNISILDAKTFYIPNLHYDGAGPDAYFWVGNGSEPNIMGTKVPNEIGSLEPLRGYQGEDIEIQLPGNLTVYDIDWLAVWCVEYRHNFGHVYIPKDLDVPPALGQTKIAPPWWYKPTTTTSSSVVTQGTTRPTNVNCKELLRGKLNVMWEVMDEYVVIELIGRIQEDQYMAFGISGTHGRPQMVGADVVVAFYDRRQRRFRAEDYFMSSLAQCDGKLGVCPDERIGGKNDVEILSGDRSHGVTKIKYRRLLQTNEAVNDRAYPLDRQISVIAAIGPLNSRDEANAHSHSGTEVTVEDLQIDFASKNDHTCTDALDSYVAQDGPKPWPTRTILGERTITARIGPTGGKRGYTPITGHPSWGIAWYMNDMLIPEIYVERGQTYTFIVEGGDESTQPAKYHPLYITSSSEGGYGQQSEAQKRRETVYAGVEYDSDGYAYPTAAGRYCEWKHKSIDRSNEIATFEEYKKTLNLSCDDPNGQPAYLNWTVVAETPDLVYYQCFTHRNLGWKIHVVNPGETSKISGSHELYGAGPSFAAKLLLLAVLILSPAIGHRLVNGF